In a single window of the Nicotiana tomentosiformis chromosome 10, ASM39032v3, whole genome shotgun sequence genome:
- the LOC104120385 gene encoding uncharacterized protein has translation MASLTVLLRYSGKWDSESNYVDYSIERILIKEYASYNDLDKVYEQRQASSSLIGGMIRSKLTNHKRKYTPKDIIDDVKSDFGVDGFDHCRPIVVVDGSHLKLYYTGTFVLASTLNGAAYGVIDSENDVIWSWFFEQFKEAYGERKNICIVSDRSESIIKSVSRVYPVAEFDSLIKKVDIRVKEYLELAGYEKWARLYAPVNRGWTMTSNITESINAALMSVRELPIYDFLEEVRKMFGRWKCSNRKEASQTYTTLGKKYQEMLTLNEVVPSTEYLHMVNDEGRHYTVCLLERKCSCGRFQVDELPCPHTWAVLKSKFLMPEDYCSDYYKPKSVVMTYEMPVFPLPDRNEWNIPAHISEEGVLPPKWKRPPGRPKKKRDKPFSELLQKKNQHSCSICGQGGHNKRTCRNAPHRT, from the exons ATGGCAAGTTTAACTGTGCTACTGCGTTATTCTGGCAAATGGGACAGTGAGAGCAACTATGTTGACTATTCGATTGAGAGGATACTAATAAAGGAGTATGCGTCATACAATGATTTG GATAAGGTGTATGAGCAACGTCAAGCAAGTAGTAGTCTTATCGGAGGTATGATTAGGTCCAAGCTTACTAATCATAAGAGGAAATACACCCCAAAGGATATAATTGATGATGTAAAATCAGATTTTGGTGTAGAT GGATTCGATCATTGTAGACCCATTGTGGTTGTGGATGGAAGCCACCTAAAATTGTATTACACCGGGACATTCGTCTTGGCCAGCACGTTGAATGGTGCAG CATATGGTGTTATTGATTCAGAGAACGATGTTATTTGGTCGTGGTTCTTTGAGCAATTCAAGGAAGCATATGGTGAGAGGAAAAACATATGCATCGTTTCAGATAGGAGTGAGAGTATCATCAAATCTGTATCGAGAGTGTATCCAGTG GCTGAATTTGACAGTCTAATAAAGAAGGTAGATATTAGAGTGAAAGAATACTTGGAATTAGCTGGATACGAAAAGTGGGCTAGGTTGTATGCACCTGTTAACAGGGGATGGACCATGACATCAAATATTACTGAGTCAATCAATGCCGCACTTATGTCAGTAAGGGAATTGCCAATATACGACTTCCTCGAAGAAGTTAGGAAGATGTTTGGACGTTGGAAATGCAGCAATCGAAAAGAAGCGTCACAGACATACACAACGCTTGGAAAAAAATACCAGGAGATGCTTACTTTGAATGAG GTGGTACCATCGACTGAATACTTGCATATGGTGAACGATGAAGGAAGGCATTACACCGTGTGCCTCTTAGAGAGAAAATGCAGTTGTGGGCGGTTCCAAGTTGACGAATTACCATGCCCACACACTTGGGCTGTCTTGAAGAGCAAGTTTCTAATGCCAGAAGATTATTGCTCTGACTATTACAAACCAAAGTCTGTTGTAATGACATACGAGATGCCCGTGTTTCCGCTGCCAGACCGAAATGAATGGAATATACCAGCACATATATCAGAGGAAGGTGTCTTACCACCCAAATGGAAAAGACCTCCTGGAAGGCCAAAGAAGAAGCGCGATAAGCCGTTCAGTGAATTGCTGCAGAAGAAaaatcaacattcatgtagcatATGTGGGCAGGGAGGACATAATAAGCGTACTTGTAGAAATGCTCCACATAGGACTTAG